Proteins encoded together in one Chryseobacterium taklimakanense window:
- a CDS encoding phosphohydrolase, with protein sequence MNKELLLYKAIKIADKAHKGQKDKYGAPYIGHVMRVSNSGRTTDEKIVGALHDLIEDCPDYDYDFLRAEGFPEYILFAIKCLTKTSPDENYEDFILRTERSPLSIAVKLNDLRDNMDITRINRPLTEKDLKRLNKYLKAYRYLTEKY encoded by the coding sequence ATGAACAAGGAACTACTTTTATATAAAGCCATAAAAATTGCCGACAAAGCGCACAAAGGACAAAAAGACAAGTACGGCGCACCTTATATTGGGCATGTGATGAGGGTATCCAACAGCGGCAGAACGACAGACGAAAAAATCGTGGGTGCGTTGCATGACCTGATTGAAGACTGCCCAGACTATGATTACGATTTTCTGCGTGCAGAAGGTTTCCCGGAATATATCCTTTTCGCTATAAAATGTCTTACTAAAACCAGTCCTGATGAAAATTATGAGGATTTTATTTTAAGAACCGAAAGATCTCCGCTGTCCATAGCTGTAAAACTGAATGATTTGCGCGATAATATGGACATCACCAGAATCAACCGTCCGCTTACCGAAAAAGATCTGAAACGGCTCAACAAGTATCTGAAGGCTTACCGTTATCTGACCGAGAAATATTAA
- a CDS encoding DUF2490 domain-containing protein → MRTAFLFIFLSVYSLGLAQNEHLSSFSSVTLTYKIHPKFFLYGEGQLRAIEDYSVPDYYELKGGVGYYLSANHKPFIGLGRYVNYKNRELSKEEFRVWLQDIIDVKKGVVKFENRFRAEKSWFYEPQKDLNSGRTRFRYRLNISVPLNREKIEPGTVFANTYDELFFTPSKTEPVFSRNRLYGGIGYQVDENFGLASGYLWQREFASAGNRNLHFIYLALNINIDGTDDDRDYNFPGAD, encoded by the coding sequence ATGAGGACAGCATTTTTATTTATTTTTCTCTCAGTATACAGCTTAGGTTTAGCACAAAATGAGCATCTTTCGAGCTTCAGTTCAGTAACGCTGACCTACAAGATCCACCCTAAATTTTTTCTTTACGGGGAAGGGCAGCTGCGCGCAATCGAGGATTATTCAGTACCGGATTATTATGAGCTGAAAGGTGGCGTAGGTTATTACCTTAGTGCAAACCACAAACCTTTTATAGGACTCGGAAGATATGTAAACTACAAAAACCGGGAATTAAGCAAAGAAGAATTTCGTGTGTGGCTGCAGGATATCATTGATGTAAAAAAAGGTGTCGTAAAATTTGAAAACCGCTTCCGCGCCGAGAAAAGCTGGTTTTACGAACCTCAGAAAGATTTAAACAGCGGCAGAACGCGTTTCCGCTACAGGCTGAACATCTCTGTGCCGCTCAACCGTGAAAAAATAGAACCGGGAACTGTGTTTGCCAACACGTACGACGAACTGTTCTTCACACCTTCAAAGACAGAACCTGTTTTTTCCAGAAACCGTCTGTATGGCGGAATTGGCTATCAGGTTGATGAAAATTTCGGTTTGGCATCCGGTTATTTGTGGCAAAGGGAATTTGCTTCCGCAGGTAACCGAAACCTGCATTTTATTTATTTGGCGCTCAACATCAATATCGACGGTACGGATGATGACAGGGATTATAACTTCCCCGGAGCCGATTAA
- a CDS encoding TonB-dependent receptor plug domain-containing protein — MKKRIFAASLLMFFGWAFSQTGETSIESVEIQGKFLNLPYKKVNENIIVILKDELKNSPANSIDELLQQFAGIDIRRRGSNGVQSDVSIRGGSFEQVLILLNGIRMNDSQTGHNSLNIPVDLSNIERIEVMKGPAARRFGNGPFAGVINIVTKTSSDETVKVSATGGDFKTYDLGLNATFGNESFSNILQANSGSSEGYRHNTDYNINNVFYQNQYQIGEGKLQFMAGFSEKKFGANGFYASPTATEQYEETQASVVALKHQQSFGNFNLNSNIFWRRAQDMYLFNRQKPEIYRNMHIGNNVGAEVNGSYKSELGTTGIGAEFRKEFLSSNNLGDRERTITQLFFEHHFSLMSNKLQVSPGISWASYSTEGNFFYPGLDVGFDINENHKLYGNVAKVHRIPTFTDLYYISKTEEGNPDLKPENAISYEIGYRFLKNNLLISAGLFGRDTEDAIDWVKSTSADKWRAVNSGNIVTKGVDVEIKQSFDSFVKSYSLGYTFVHNKEWNRPAFSKYVMDNLKHQFVAKFENRILKNLTNQLVYRYNERANGYSYNLLDEKLTYRLNNTEFFVLVNNITNTDYTEAFGVPMPKRWFHVGFSWDINFNK; from the coding sequence ATGAAAAAAAGAATTTTTGCAGCTTCATTGCTGATGTTTTTTGGATGGGCATTTTCACAAACCGGTGAAACCTCAATCGAAAGCGTGGAAATACAGGGGAAATTTCTGAATCTGCCGTATAAAAAAGTCAACGAAAACATCATTGTAATCCTGAAAGATGAACTGAAAAATTCTCCAGCCAACAGCATTGATGAACTTCTGCAGCAATTCGCAGGCATCGATATCAGAAGACGCGGCTCCAATGGCGTACAGAGTGATGTTTCTATACGCGGTGGATCCTTCGAACAGGTGCTGATTCTCTTGAACGGAATCCGCATGAATGATTCACAAACTGGTCACAATTCCCTGAATATTCCGGTGGATTTATCGAATATTGAAAGAATAGAGGTGATGAAAGGCCCTGCTGCAAGGCGTTTCGGAAACGGGCCGTTTGCGGGTGTTATTAATATTGTAACCAAAACCTCGTCTGACGAAACCGTGAAGGTTTCTGCAACCGGCGGCGATTTTAAAACTTATGATTTGGGACTGAACGCCACTTTCGGAAATGAGAGTTTTTCAAATATTTTACAGGCTAATTCCGGCAGTTCGGAAGGTTACAGACATAATACCGACTACAACATCAACAACGTTTTTTACCAAAACCAATACCAGATAGGCGAGGGGAAACTGCAGTTTATGGCTGGTTTTTCTGAAAAGAAATTCGGTGCCAACGGATTCTACGCCTCGCCAACAGCTACGGAACAATACGAAGAAACTCAGGCCTCTGTCGTGGCTTTGAAACATCAGCAAAGCTTTGGAAATTTTAATTTAAATTCAAATATTTTCTGGAGAAGGGCACAGGACATGTATCTCTTTAACCGTCAAAAACCGGAAATTTACCGAAACATGCATATCGGAAACAATGTGGGGGCAGAGGTGAACGGAAGCTATAAATCTGAACTTGGAACCACGGGAATCGGTGCAGAATTCCGGAAAGAGTTTTTGTCGAGCAACAATTTGGGCGACCGGGAACGCACGATTACACAGTTGTTTTTTGAGCATCATTTTTCTTTGATGTCCAACAAACTTCAGGTGTCGCCGGGAATTTCATGGGCCAGTTATTCTACCGAAGGAAATTTCTTTTATCCGGGACTTGATGTAGGTTTTGACATTAATGAAAATCACAAACTTTATGGAAATGTGGCAAAAGTTCACAGAATTCCGACCTTCACCGATCTTTATTACATCAGCAAAACCGAAGAGGGAAATCCTGATTTGAAGCCTGAGAACGCAATATCATACGAAATAGGTTACCGTTTTCTGAAGAATAATCTACTCATCAGTGCAGGCCTCTTTGGTAGAGATACTGAAGATGCCATCGATTGGGTAAAAAGTACTTCTGCTGATAAATGGCGTGCCGTAAATTCAGGAAACATCGTGACTAAAGGTGTAGACGTGGAAATAAAACAAAGCTTTGACAGTTTTGTGAAATCCTACTCGCTGGGCTATACTTTTGTTCACAACAAAGAATGGAACCGTCCGGCATTTTCCAAATATGTAATGGACAATCTGAAGCACCAGTTCGTGGCAAAATTTGAAAACCGGATTCTGAAAAACCTCACCAACCAACTGGTTTACAGATATAACGAAAGGGCAAACGGCTACAGCTACAACCTTTTGGACGAGAAACTGACTTACAGACTGAACAATACAGAATTTTTCGTTCTCGTCAACAACATCACCAACACGGATTATACGGAAGCTTTCGGCGTGCCGATGCCAAAGCGCTGGTTCCATGTGGGCTTCAGTTGGGATATTAATTTTAATAAATAA
- the uvrA gene encoding excinuclease ABC subunit UvrA: MATAEHIDIKKEIFVKNAHLNNLKHIDVTIPKNKLVVITGVSGSGKSSLAFDTIYAEGQRRYVESLSSYARQFLGKLEKPKVDDIKGLAPSIAIQQKVISSNPRSTVGTSTEIYDYLKLLFARIGHTFSPISGEEVKKDSVSDVVDYIKNQKKGSVFLLRVPLIFDKDHFGELLNTLKVSGFTRLEINGNVAGIEDLESFGFVPEKDMEIHLVIDRFSYEEDESFLQRLADSIQMAFYEGRGYLSLKNPDTGKIREFSNKFELDGMEFLEPNVHFFSFNNPYGACPECEGYGKVIGIDEDLVIPNKNLSVFEDAVASWKGESMSEWKKAFIKKAGGFPIHKPYHQLTKEQKQFLWKGDKSRSFPSIDNFFKMVEENLYKIQYRVMLSRYRGKTTCPTCEGLRLRPETEYVKIDGHTIQSMIEMPLDELLPLIKGLKISDHDAEIAKRLLYEITTRLEFLLKVGLGYLTLNRTSNTLSGGESQRINLATSLGSSLVGSIYILDEPSIGLHSRDTENLIEVLKNLRDLGNTVIVVEHDEDVMRAADYIIDIGPEAGYLGGELVFAGNFKDLKNADTLTSQYLTGTLEIKVPAKRRKAKEFIKVRGARQNNLKNVDVDIPLEVLTVITGVSGSGKSTLMKEILTNDIQIQLGMGGKKGDYDSVEFPKKLIRNIELIDQNPIGKSSRSNPVTYLKAYDDIRDLFAKQKLSKMMGYKTKHFSFNVDGGRCDECKGEGVINVSMQFMADIELECETCKGTRFKQEILEVKFDDKNIADILHMTVDEALEFFKDNHEEKIVTKLKPLQDVGLGYLQLGQSSSTLSGGEAQRIKLASFLVKGFTTEKSLFIFDEPSTGLHFHDINKLLKSLQALINLGHSVIVIEHQPDIIKCADYIIDIGPEAGKHGGEVVFTGTPEDLIKNKKSHTARYVAEKLK; the protein is encoded by the coding sequence ATGGCAACAGCAGAACACATCGATATAAAGAAGGAAATCTTCGTTAAAAATGCGCATCTCAACAATTTAAAGCACATTGACGTCACCATTCCAAAAAACAAACTTGTGGTGATTACAGGTGTTTCCGGCAGCGGTAAATCATCACTCGCTTTCGACACCATTTATGCAGAAGGACAAAGACGGTACGTTGAAAGTCTGAGCTCATATGCCAGACAGTTTTTGGGCAAACTTGAGAAACCGAAGGTGGACGATATCAAAGGTTTGGCACCTTCAATCGCGATTCAGCAGAAGGTTATTTCTTCGAATCCGCGTTCCACAGTCGGCACCTCTACCGAAATTTACGATTACCTGAAACTGCTTTTCGCAAGAATCGGACATACATTCTCTCCCATTTCCGGTGAGGAAGTGAAAAAGGACAGCGTGAGCGATGTTGTGGATTATATTAAAAATCAGAAAAAAGGTTCGGTTTTTCTGCTTCGCGTGCCTTTAATTTTTGATAAAGACCATTTCGGAGAACTTCTGAACACCTTAAAAGTTTCCGGTTTCACCAGGCTTGAAATCAATGGGAATGTGGCCGGAATTGAAGACCTGGAAAGTTTCGGGTTCGTTCCGGAAAAAGATATGGAAATACACCTGGTGATTGACCGTTTCAGTTATGAGGAGGACGAGAGCTTCCTGCAGCGACTTGCAGATTCTATCCAAATGGCATTCTACGAGGGGCGCGGTTACCTCTCCCTGAAAAATCCTGATACCGGCAAAATCCGCGAATTCTCCAATAAATTTGAGCTGGACGGTATGGAGTTTTTGGAACCGAATGTCCATTTTTTCAGTTTCAATAACCCCTATGGCGCCTGTCCGGAATGCGAAGGCTACGGAAAAGTAATCGGTATTGATGAAGATTTGGTGATTCCCAACAAAAACCTTTCTGTTTTTGAAGATGCGGTTGCTTCCTGGAAAGGAGAAAGCATGAGCGAATGGAAAAAAGCATTCATCAAAAAAGCAGGTGGCTTCCCTATTCATAAACCTTACCATCAATTGACCAAAGAACAGAAACAGTTTTTATGGAAAGGCGATAAATCCAGAAGCTTTCCAAGTATTGACAATTTCTTCAAAATGGTTGAAGAAAATTTATACAAAATTCAGTACCGTGTGATGCTCTCCCGCTACCGCGGAAAAACGACATGCCCAACCTGTGAGGGGCTGCGCCTGCGCCCGGAAACGGAATATGTGAAGATTGACGGCCACACAATTCAGTCGATGATTGAAATGCCACTGGATGAACTTTTACCCTTAATAAAAGGTTTGAAAATTTCTGATCACGATGCAGAAATTGCCAAACGCCTGCTATACGAAATCACAACCAGACTCGAGTTTTTATTGAAAGTCGGCCTCGGGTATCTCACTTTAAACAGAACCTCAAACACACTTTCCGGTGGTGAGTCCCAAAGGATTAATCTTGCAACTTCGTTGGGCAGTTCGCTCGTAGGATCGATATATATTTTGGATGAGCCATCGATCGGCCTGCACTCCAGAGATACCGAAAATTTAATAGAAGTTTTAAAGAACCTGCGCGATTTGGGAAATACCGTAATTGTTGTCGAGCACGACGAGGATGTGATGCGTGCCGCAGATTACATCATCGATATCGGACCGGAAGCCGGTTATCTGGGTGGCGAACTTGTGTTTGCCGGTAATTTTAAGGATTTAAAAAACGCAGACACCTTAACTTCACAATACCTTACCGGAACCCTGGAAATCAAGGTTCCTGCGAAGAGACGCAAAGCAAAGGAATTTATTAAGGTAAGAGGTGCACGGCAGAATAATCTAAAGAATGTAGATGTCGATATTCCGCTGGAAGTTTTAACGGTCATCACCGGTGTTTCCGGTTCAGGAAAATCGACCCTGATGAAGGAGATCCTTACCAATGATATCCAGATACAGCTGGGAATGGGCGGAAAAAAAGGTGATTACGATTCGGTGGAATTTCCAAAAAAACTCATCAGGAACATTGAACTCATCGACCAGAATCCTATCGGGAAATCTTCACGTTCCAATCCTGTGACTTATCTGAAGGCTTACGACGACATCCGCGATCTTTTTGCAAAGCAGAAACTTTCGAAAATGATGGGTTACAAAACCAAGCATTTCTCGTTTAATGTGGATGGCGGAAGGTGTGATGAATGCAAGGGTGAAGGCGTGATCAACGTCTCGATGCAGTTTATGGCCGATATCGAACTGGAATGCGAAACCTGCAAGGGCACCCGTTTCAAACAGGAAATCCTGGAAGTGAAGTTTGATGATAAAAACATCGCCGACATTCTGCATATGACCGTCGATGAAGCTCTGGAATTCTTTAAGGACAACCATGAAGAAAAAATTGTCACCAAACTGAAGCCGCTCCAGGACGTAGGTTTGGGTTACCTGCAGCTCGGGCAGAGCTCTTCTACGCTTTCTGGTGGTGAGGCTCAGAGAATCAAACTTGCTTCATTTTTGGTAAAAGGTTTCACGACCGAAAAATCTCTGTTTATTTTTGATGAGCCTTCCACAGGACTGCACTTCCATGACATTAACAAACTTTTGAAATCGCTTCAGGCACTGATCAATTTGGGACATTCAGTAATTGTCATTGAGCACCAGCCTGATATCATCAAGTGCGCGGATTATATCATCGACATCGGCCCCGAAGCCGGTAAACACGGCGGCGAAGTGGTTTTCACCGGGACACCGGAAGATTTAATCAAAAATAAAAAATCGCATACGGCGAGATATGTTGCTGAAAAGCTAAAATAA
- a CDS encoding DNA methyltransferase: MGDYLSLKETAELLNVNPETLRRWDNSGKFKSLRHPINNYRVYTQEQVENFVSDISNELIYVPKLKFITEEKAIPFFETKFGSLFNADALELLRQLDSNSVDLIFADPPYNIKKAHWDIFSSQNEYLEWTREWVIEAHRVLKDNGSLYICGFSEILADIKFVTSKYFHSCKWLIWFYRNKANLGKDWGRSHESILLLRKSGKFIFNIDEVRIPYNDHTVKYPQRSQADSSQYSNSAKNNYVWEPNPLGAKPKDVLEIPTISNGSWERSLHPTQKPVELLRRIILSSSNNDSVILDPFGGSGTTYAVAEAYQRKWIGCELSKEYCTAIQDRILDESHIQRILVGNDEISSQKRRKKLRG; encoded by the coding sequence ATGGGAGATTATTTGTCACTAAAAGAAACTGCTGAATTATTAAATGTAAACCCTGAAACTTTAAGGCGATGGGATAATAGCGGAAAGTTCAAAAGTTTGCGGCATCCTATTAATAATTATAGGGTTTACACCCAAGAGCAGGTCGAGAATTTTGTTAGTGATATATCAAACGAATTGATATATGTTCCAAAATTGAAATTTATAACCGAAGAAAAAGCTATTCCTTTTTTTGAAACAAAATTTGGTTCTCTTTTTAATGCGGACGCCCTTGAACTACTTCGGCAGCTTGATAGTAATTCTGTAGATTTAATATTTGCAGACCCACCATATAACATTAAAAAAGCTCATTGGGATATTTTTTCCTCACAAAATGAATATCTGGAATGGACAAGAGAATGGGTTATTGAGGCTCACAGAGTCTTGAAAGATAATGGTTCATTATATATTTGTGGTTTTTCTGAGATATTGGCAGATATTAAATTCGTAACGTCTAAGTACTTTCACAGTTGTAAATGGTTGATTTGGTTTTATAGGAACAAAGCAAACCTGGGAAAAGACTGGGGCAGGTCGCATGAAAGCATTTTATTGTTAAGAAAATCTGGTAAATTTATTTTTAATATAGACGAAGTACGTATTCCATACAATGACCATACTGTGAAATATCCGCAGAGGTCACAAGCTGACTCTTCTCAATATTCTAATTCTGCAAAAAACAATTATGTGTGGGAACCAAATCCGCTTGGTGCAAAGCCGAAAGATGTTTTGGAGATCCCAACTATTTCAAACGGTTCCTGGGAAAGAAGTTTACATCCTACTCAAAAACCTGTGGAATTATTGAGAAGAATAATTTTATCCTCGTCAAATAATGATAGCGTTATTTTAGATCCTTTTGGCGGTTCTGGTACTACCTATGCTGTGGCAGAAGCGTACCAAAGAAAATGGATTGGTTGCGAATTAAGTAAAGAATATTGTACCGCCATTCAAGATAGGATTTTAGACGAGTCGCATATACAAAGAATTTTAGTTGGAAATGATGAAATCAGTTCACAAAAAAGAAGAAAAAAATTAAGAGGTTAA
- a CDS encoding purple acid phosphatase family protein: MRHKLLLLICVFQLVFGTGFFPGQYYETPVNRELQDTKLAKSFNFLVIGDWGRNGEFHQKSVSNQMNIASKTLGANMIISVGDNFYPNGVQSTQDPQWKQSFEDVYPQYDLNKPWYSAMGNHDYYGDLQAQIDYSKISRRWNVPALYFTQYFQLEEKSGQAAFIFIDTNPFVSKYRKYDGMMGENVKKQDTQKQLAWLKSELEKAKKIAKWVFVVGHHPLYTGGVRKTAEETEEIRKIFEPVFQNYGIDAYFCGHEHDLQVINPKGKVLQFLSGAGSAIRKSGETDGTHFAASDGGFMSFSLTEKTLRLNVINGEGKILFSRDYNK, translated from the coding sequence ATGAGACATAAGCTTTTACTTTTAATCTGTGTGTTTCAGCTTGTATTCGGTACCGGTTTTTTTCCTGGCCAATATTATGAAACTCCTGTTAACAGGGAACTGCAGGATACAAAACTGGCTAAATCCTTTAATTTTCTCGTGATTGGCGACTGGGGCAGAAACGGCGAATTCCATCAAAAATCTGTTTCAAACCAAATGAATATTGCATCGAAAACGCTTGGTGCAAATATGATCATTTCCGTGGGCGATAATTTTTATCCGAATGGTGTTCAAAGCACTCAGGATCCGCAGTGGAAGCAGTCTTTTGAAGATGTTTACCCGCAATACGACCTCAATAAACCGTGGTACAGTGCGATGGGCAACCACGATTACTACGGTGACCTGCAGGCACAGATCGATTATTCGAAAATCAGCAGAAGGTGGAACGTTCCGGCGCTTTATTTCACGCAATATTTTCAGTTGGAAGAAAAATCGGGACAGGCGGCGTTTATATTTATCGATACCAATCCGTTTGTGAGCAAATACCGCAAGTATGATGGTATGATGGGGGAAAATGTGAAAAAACAGGACACCCAGAAGCAATTGGCATGGCTGAAATCAGAGCTTGAAAAAGCCAAAAAAATCGCCAAATGGGTTTTTGTTGTGGGGCACCATCCCTTATACACGGGCGGAGTGCGCAAAACTGCTGAAGAAACTGAAGAAATCAGAAAAATCTTCGAACCGGTATTTCAAAATTATGGTATCGATGCCTATTTCTGCGGTCACGAGCACGATCTGCAGGTCATTAATCCAAAAGGCAAAGTGTTGCAGTTTCTTTCAGGAGCGGGAAGCGCAATCAGAAAGTCCGGCGAAACCGACGGGACGCACTTTGCAGCTTCTGACGGTGGGTTCATGAGTTTCTCTCTCACTGAAAAGACATTGAGGCTTAATGTTATCAATGGTGAGGGAAAAATTCTGTTTTCAAGGGATTACAACAAATAA